A window of Enoplosus armatus isolate fEnoArm2 chromosome 3, fEnoArm2.hap1, whole genome shotgun sequence contains these coding sequences:
- the eif4enif1 gene encoding eukaryotic translation initiation factor 4E transporter, producing MENDASVEQKNGDAAVDQVKQPAATAPYRYSKEELLEIKELPVSNERPECLSEKYDSDGVWDPEKWHASLYPTSERSSPVEGFKKDYVDDRVPLKRRIPDPRERLKEDDLDVVLSPQRRSFGGGCQGNAALAPHIRRPISPLENKENETLRLGGARRIGSGRIIAARAFEREARAEKERERERDFKDKRFRRDFGDKRVFSERRRNDSYAEEEPEWFSGGPTSQSETIELIGFDDKILEDDKRRSKRSRKRAESLKEVVDCNGGQAEERAVGLQSTADQEVPHPDVLPEQTTGDFDFNEFFNLEKTMPGLASMIEDVLGEGPVSASRFSQWFSSNMSPSGSRSSSLRSTPHEELEKLAGLEPRCTSPGHGPAPYFTPIQSSECREKVDILELLHKAKIDLKPLLSTLSVNKARLRESTNCGAVLSLEEVEGGMKEMKLSSEPQVRKVPPPQRGNGTPFMAEHLEEALTGGPSARPHSRDSDMSAFNKLVSSMKASGTLPTHPKTNTNNQPSDQAIVTVSEAPVPPHQQKNIFQELLGGSARSGSPTLLGNLLGSSEGPTTSAPLHGLLHKGPSPPLFPQRAPSPDYFNSRLQPSAGFPVAPQPMLPEQFADVHRSISPGSAAQQQMRALSMPVNQADLEALAFQQDLALHAHHSFQSGYKPPQDKSFRNRLQRINRSPGPGPQAAGRNSPANAVTSMLSPSFTPTSVIRKMYATKEKSRDEPSSRSESKEEAAAYTHDDNSSPNLYLEMMDGNAAQSGGVKAGSQTMPGKDQERLRPGSAGQHTATMVPPGPSSSFPRPIYPVPLLSHVPMVRPPPQLHPNVVQRMLAQGIQPQQLGPALLQAGIFPPHVDLAQLQGLPPALLGQPLYPLSATGHPLLPPRANTQMQLAVMQQQLQQQRQMHPSVPGPQSQSQGPHRTNGSQRHGGSPPLGLAKWFGSDVLEQPLPSMPAKVISVDELEFRP from the exons ATGGAGAACGATGCTTCTGTAGAGCAGAAGAATGGCGATGCTGCTGTGGACCAAGTTAAACAGCCAGCAGCCACAGCTCCTTACAGATACTCCAAG GAAGAGCTTCTGGAAATAAAAGAACTGCCAGTCTCCAATGAAAGGCCAGAGTGTCTCTCTGAGAAATATGACAG TGATGGCGTCTGGGACCCCGAGAAGTGGCATGCCTCACTATATCCCACCTCAGAGCGTAGCTCTCCGGTGGAAGGTTTTAAGAAGGACTATGTGGATGATAGAGTTCCTTTGAAACGAAGAATCCCAG ATCCTCGTGAACGGTTAAAGGAGGATGATCTGGATGTCGTACTGAGCCCACAGCGACGCAGCTTCGGAGGTGGCTGTCAAGGCAACGCTGCACTTGCTCCCCACATCCGTCGCCCAATCAGCCCTCTGGAAAATAAGGAGAATGAGACTCTCCGTCTAGGAGGGGCACGCAGAATTGGCAGTGGCCGCATAATTGCTGCCCGAGCCTTTGAGAGAGAAGCCCGTgcggagaaggagagggaacgTGAGAGAGACTTCAAGGATAAAAGATTCAGG AGAGATTTTGGTGACAAACGTGTGTTTAGTGAAAGGAGAAGGAATGACTCTTATGCAGAGGAAGAGCCAGAGTGGTTCTCTGGGGGTCCCACCAGCCAGTCTGAGACAATTGAGCTCATTGGATTTGACGACAAAATCCTGGAAGATGACAAGCGCAGGTCCAAGCGGTCAAGGAAGCGGGCAGAGTCTCTAAAAGAAG TAGTGGACTGTAATGGTGGACAGGCCGAAGAGCGGGCTGTGGGTTTGCAGTCCACTGCTGATCAGGAAGTTCCCCACCCTGATGTTCTGCCCGAGCAGACGACTGGAGACTTTGACTTCAATGAGTTCTTCAATCTGGAGAAGACCATGCCAGGACTGGCCTCT ATGATAGAGGACGTTTTGGGGGAGGGCCCTGTATCAGCTAGCCGCTTCAGTCAGTGGTTCTCAAGTAACATGAGCCCCTCAGGCAGCCGGTCCAGCAGTCTGAGGTCAACTCCCCATGAGGAGCTCGAAAAACTTGCAG GGCTCGAGCCACGCTGCACGTCCCCTGGCCACGGCCCGGCCCCATACTTCACACCTATTCAATCATCGGAGTGCAGGGAGAAGGTGGACATACTGGAGCTGCTGCACAAGGCCAAAATAGACCTGAAGCCTCTTCTTTCCACCCTGTCGGTCAACAAGGCTCGGCTACGGGAAAGCA CTAACTGTGGAGCGGTGCTCTCgctggaggaagtggagggaggaatgaaggagatgaagctGAGCTCAGAACCACAGGTGCGAAAGGTGCCGCCTCCACAGAGAGGAAATGGCACGCCCTTCATGGCTGAACATTTAGAGGAGGCTTTAACCGGTGGCCCTAGCGCCCGTCCACACTCGCGTGACTCAGACATGTCGGCCTTTAATAAACTGGTCAGCAGCATGAAGGCAAGTGGAACTTTGCCAACTCACCccaaaaccaacacaaacaat CAACCTTCAGACCAGGCTATTGTGACAGTGTCTGAAGCTCCGGTGCCTCCTCATcagcagaaaaacatatttcag GAGCTCTTGGGAGGTTCTGCTCGTAGTGGCTCCCCTACACTACTTGGCAATCTGTTGGGCAGTTCTGAGGGCCCAACCACCTCTGCCCCTCTTCATGGCCTACTACACAAGGGCCCATCACCCCCTCTTTTTCCACAGAGGGCACCCTCACCTGACTACTTCAACAGTCGGTTGCAACCTTCTGCAG GTTTTCCTGTTGCTCCTCAGCCCATGCTGCCAGAACAGTTTGCTGATGTACACAGGTCTATCAGTCCTGGatctgctgcacagcaacag aTGAGGGCGCTGTCTATGCCAGTGAATCAGGCAGACCTGGAAGCTCTGGCATTCCAGCAGGACCTTGCTCTACATGCCCACCACTCATTCCAATCCGGCTACAAGCCGCCACAGGACAAATCTTTTCGAAATAg ACTGCAGCGCATAAATCGCTCCCCTGGTCCAGGCCCTCAGGCTGCTGGAAGAAACTCTCCAGCCAATGCTGTCACCAGCATG TTGTCCCCGTCATTTACACCCACATCTGTGATCCGCAAAATGTAcgcaacaaaagagaaaagcagagatgaACCATCGAGTCGTTCTGAGAGCAAGGAAGAGGCAGCAGCATATACTCATGATG ACAACAGCTCACCAAATCTATACCTGGAGATGATGGATGGGAATGCAGCCCAGTCTGGGGGAGTAAAGGCTGGCTCGCAGACCATGCCTGGCAAGGACCAAGAGCGTCTCAGGCCTGGCTCTGCTGGACAGCATACGGCCACCATGGTACCTCCAGGACCCTCGTCATCTTTTCCTCGTCCCATCTATCCAGTACCGCTGCTATCCCATGTACCTATGGTGCgccctcctcctcagctccaccctAATGTGGTTCAACGCATGCTGGCGCAGGGTATCCAGCCCCAGCAACTTGGACCTGCTCTTTTGCAAGCAG GTATATTCCCACCACACGTTGACCTTGCACAACTTCAAGGCTTGCCTCCTGCCCTGCTTGGACAACCGCTGTACCCTCTAAGTGCAACAGGGCATCCACTTCTACCTCCCAGAGCCAATACTCAGATGCAGTTAGCAGTAATGCAGCAGCAACTTCAGCAACAGAGACAAA TGCATCCAAGTGTCCCAGGCCCTCAGTCACAGAGCCAAGGCCCTCACCGGACAAACGGCTCCCAGCGACACGGGGGCAGCCCCCCTCTCGGCCTCGCCAAGTGGTTTGGATCAGACGTGCTAGAACAGCCACTGCCCTCCATGCCAGCCAAGGTCATAAGCGTAGATGAATTGGAGTTCCGGCCATAA
- the sfi1 gene encoding protein SFI1 homolog, producing the protein MQSNARKPDPVRPRPSSETKLIRKVQTRRVPYRVGYSWNKGGRLKELRIRHLARKFLKIWIQNTFGRVLPHKAKSHYNSVVLRRAFEGWRDEWWTSRREWGLTMRAECHYRYYLYNLAFHSWRTFTSLQMEEKSKVQNAQSFADRQRMRVVLDRWEVFTEMRRMKSRMLESSLEQNRLATLQSAWSLWQTRLQQQQDFHTLEDQALKQRALTLQSRMWLQWKEMHTAACCQKEKESKAAVYFILGLKRKTLHRWKIYVSCLQTKKKSQAVAQRACHLRLVMTCWSKWSSALHRKQSADDRLQAAGHLAVQSTQRRALERWRAYVTLCREEAERNRIASQHHHHHLLRAGLQGLCLNVIWNKTLRLNNNMAVQHYHQTVASKYWRLWQDRLEEAEDKSFQPFAEMALTNHSTSLLSRCFHHWRDKHAEQRHMQELEHRADMWFAEHRLPRCFNSWVEFTLQRRRHKQRRRKAEGYNQQRQHSWVFYNWWEQSEKHKEQMLSERMAFLHEERCHLQRAWARWRQRTEQQINEEEKREASDRLYLHRLLHNTVTQWRDNSTKIRHRRNREQQACRQGDLRCMRWAVEKWKKFVQSHRVKKSRLKQMQRYHEVKLLKHTFVAWKTHHLQMSQIYGHAEELYRQQRQNFLRNVLSVWRENAVLLSEVGLMERRAQNHFQHFLQLKVFLAWKEATTRAVSKRHQQGEAVHKAQRSINQVRLLRSFRQWRKQTREARRERMCMEKARQHHESNILSKALNAWNKHHYQHQKNKAMKRQGLFLLRLKVYETYFEQWKIKLQHRRREAKQTERALWHWSLTLQAKVLWGWRLWVTEQRRKQEQAARAAQVYRDQLLREGVTCILTYAAHMNDLTTSLTQHSQEQRSRHLQRVVKRCAMRWKQRALSKPRREQEVKGQPPKKSVTFCLTVPGLKSVSPSDSEKQEAEDGGLGELLLSRTPRRQPRRCEELFESPLKINPIKQSAVTSTSCPSQEGRHAVLSCLHPAKVSTHQSIIISHVSPSDRHISTMDPPQENQDVLLPPSAFMTTGTEDTLGKTRSSAPLVPPFNQHSSAYPDVRLGASNGETVEDAATDPTSDLTRELLSIQLDMKTYQQDRKQLRAWQKLKEVLQSWLQTSGKDEEMEKTAVCQELTELEERIDRLSAELAKRKPAMLLHAERIQHLQTVLTDYSVFTT; encoded by the exons ATGCAAAGTAACGCCAGAAAGCCAGATCCAGTAAGACCTCGACCAAGCAGCGAAACAAAACTAATCCGCAAAGTTCAGACCAGAAGGGTTCCTTATAGAGTCGGATACAGCTGGAACAAAGGTGGAAGACTCAAGGAGCTGAGAATAAG GCACTTGGCAAGGAAGTTCCTGAAGATATGGATACAGAATACCTTTGGCCGAGTTCTTCCTCATAAAGCCAA GTCCCACTATAACAGTGTGGTCTTGAGACGAGCCTTTGAAGGATGGAGAGACGAGTGGTGGACGTCCAGGAGGGAGTGGGGTCTCACAATGCGGGCAGAGTGTCACTACAG gtaTTATCTGTATAACTTGGCCTTCCACAGCTGGCGAACGTTTACGTCATTGCAGATGGAAGAGAAGAGCAAAGTCCAAAATGCTCAATCATTTG CTGACAGGCAACGGATGCGTGTGGTTTTGGACAGATGGGAGGTTTTCACAGAGATGAGGCGAATGAAGAGCAGAATGCTTGAATCTTCCCTCGAGCAGAACAGACTCGCAACTCTGCA ATCTGCATGGAGCTTGTGGCAGAcgaggctgcagcagcaacaagacTTTCACACTTTAGAGGACCAAGCCCTTAAACAGAGGGCGCTAACTTTACAGAGCAGG ATGTGGCTTCAGTggaaagaaatgcacacagctgCTTGTTgccagaaagagaaagaatcCAAAGCTGCAGTTTACTTCATCCTcggactgaaaagaaaaacattacatCGTTGGAAAATATACGTGTCCTGTCTCCAAACCAAGAAAAAGTCGCAAG CTGTGGCTCAGCGTGCCTGTCATCTCCGCCTAGTGATGACGTGTTGGAGTAAGTGGAGCAGCGCGTTGCATCGCAAACAGAGCGCGGATGACCGTTTGCAAGCTGCAGGTCATTTGGCCGTACAGAGTACCCAGCGCAGAGCACTGGAGCGCTGGAGAGCTT ATGTCACGTTGTGCAGAGAGGAGGCTGAAAGAAACAGGATTGCAagtcaacatcatcatcatcatctactg CGTGCTGGATTGCAGGGACTTTGTCTTAACGTCATCTGGAACAAAACACTCCGACTGAACAACAACATGGCTGTCCAACATTATCATCAAACT GTGGCAAGTAAGTATTGGAGGCTGTGGCAGGACCGTCTGGAGGAGGCTGAAGACAAGAGTTTCCAACCCTTCGCAGAAATGGCATTGACTAACCACAG CACGTCCCTGTTGAGCAGGTGTTTCCACCACTGGAGAGACAAACATGCTGAACAGAGACACATGCAG GAATTGGAGCATCGTGCAGACATGTGGTTTGCTGAACACAGGTTGCCTCGGTGTTTCAACTCGTGGGTTGAGTTTACTCTGCAGAGAAGACGCCATAAACAGAGAAGACGCAAGGCAGAAGGCTATAATCA GCAGCGTCAGCACTCTTGGGTGTTTTACAACTGGTGGGAACAATCAGAGAAGCACAAGGAGCAGATGCTTTCTGAGCGGATG GCATTTCTCCACGAGGAGCGGTGCCACTTGCAGAGAGCCTGGGCTCGCTGGAGGCAGCGGACAGAGCAGCAGATCAACGAGGAGGAGAAACGGGAGGCTTCAGATCGTCTGTACCTGCACAGACTGCTTCACAACACCGTGACGCAGTGGAGGGACAACAGCACCAAGATACGACACAG GAGAAATCGAGAGCAACAGGCGTGTCGTCAGGGTGACCTGCGCTGCATGAGATGGGCtgtggaaaaatggaaaaag TTTGTTCAGAGCCATCGAGTGAAGAAAAGCAGACTGAAGCAGATGCAGCGTTACCACGAAGTTAAACTTCTCAAACACACGTTTGTGGCCTGGAAG ACACACCACCTACAGATGTCTCAGATCTATGGTCATGCAGAGGAACTGTAcagacaacaaagacagaacTTTCTCAG GAACGTTCTGTCTGTTTGGAGAGAGAACGCGGTGCTGCTGTCAGAGGTCGGGCTCATGGAGCGACGAGCACAGAATCACTTTCAGCATTTCCTTCAGCTCAAG GTGTTTCTTGCTTGGAAAGAAGCAACAACACGTGCCGTGTCAAAGCGCCACCAGCAGGGGGAAGCAGTTCACAAGGCTCAGAGGTCCATAAATCAAG TGCGGCTGCTGCGGTCTTTCAGACAATGGAGGAAGCAAACCAGGGAGGCTCGGAGGGAGAGGATGTGCATGGAAAAAGCCAGACAGCACCATGAGTCCAACATCCTTTCTAAAGCACTGAATGCATGGAATAAGCATCACTACCAACATCAGAAAAATAAG GCAATGAAGCGACAGGGACTCTTTTTGCTGAGATTAAAGGTGTACGAGACATACTTTGAACAGTGGAAAATAAAG ctgcagcacagacgGAGAGAAGCTAAGCAGACGGAGCGAGCGCTCTGGCACTGGTCCCTCACTCTTCAGGCCAAG gtgttgtGGGGATGGAGGCTGTGGGTCACGGAGCAGCGCAGGAAACAAGAGCAGGCAGCCAGAGCTGCACAGGTGTacagagaccagctgctgaggGAGGGCGTGACATGCATCCTCACATATGCTGCTCACATGAACGACCTCACAACGAGCCTGACGCAACACAGCCAAGAGCAG AGGTCACGACATCTCCAGAGAGTGGTTAAGCGCTGTGCCATGCGGTGGAAGCAGCGGGCGCTTAGCAAACCCCGAAGAGAGCAAGAGGTCAAAGGGCAACCGCCGAAAAAGAGTGTGACCTTCTGTTTGACTGTGCCTGGATTGAAGAGTGTCTCTCCGTCTGACTCAGAGAAGCAGGAAGCTGAAGACGGAGGGCTTGGCGAGCT actgcTCAGCCGTACTCCTCGACGTCAGCCACGGCGCTGCGAGGAACTGTTTGAGTCTCCACTGAAAATAAa CCCCATAAAGCAGTCTGCCGTCACCAGCACCAGTTGTCCTTCACAGGAAGGCCGTCATGCAGTGTTGTCCTGCCTCCATCCTGCTAAAGTCTCCACACACCAGAGCATCATCATATCTCATGTGTCACCCTCTGACCGTCACATCTCCACTATGGATCCTCCTCAGGAAAACCAAGACGTTCTTTTACCCCCCTCTGCTTTCATGACCACCGGGACAGAAGATACA tTGGGGAAGACCAGGAGCTCAGCTCCACTTGTGCCTCCCTTTAATCAGCACTCATCAGCTTATCCAG ACGTACGTCTGGGAGCATCCAATGGAGAAACTGTAGAAGATGCAGCGACTGATCCAACTTCAGATCTGACCAGAGAGCTGCTCAGCATCCAGCTGGACATGAAGACATACCAACAGGACAGGAAGCAGCTCCG GGCATGGCAAAAACTGAAAGAGGTATTACAAAGTTGGCTGCAGACCAGCGGAAAGGAcgaagaaatggaaaaaactgCTGTTTGTCAAGAGTTGACGGAG